From Caretta caretta isolate rCarCar2 chromosome 3, rCarCar1.hap1, whole genome shotgun sequence, a single genomic window includes:
- the LOC142071629 gene encoding maestro heat-like repeat-containing protein family member 7 isoform X1: MWLGRQDPAQEESRAGWLCGLLCGKHRPQEPSPDSQQEASPCPVTEDLPASPGQEVEDPCPCTSSLACSPWDSSCIWDLGSSEADGRCCFFPGTQRTTRRNRWMWPQRRLLSRTSKSSSRAEKRMRPQHLMFLHTIHPTCLAARQRGQDTLEPNCCKAAVVERIVELIEELPDNSPPGAILANSLIAVGNLSTMTPALEPDLETYLLRAALHAVFTLGTEKDTTQVQDLHRVLPDLLDAMLGNLLAEALDTGRLHYILEHINYWIVSRVSQERARAIRSSTLPEFDNSAEFPRMGHHVAQLALFIGDPAKDISRQAREGVYLLYQLLLHQRSKEPSWEMAPDRRVRLGP, translated from the exons atgtggctgggcaggcaggacccagcccaAGAGGAgagccgggcagggtggctctgtggcttgttgtgtgggaagcaccggccccaggagcccagccctgattcccagcaggaggcatcgccctgcccggtcactgaggaccttccagcctccccagggcaggaggtggaggatccCTGTCCCTGCACCAGCAGCTTGGCCTGCTCCCCATGGGACAGCAGCTGCATCTGGGATTTGGGCAGCAGCGAGGCCGATGGGCGCTGCTGCTTttttccag ggactcAGAGGACGACGAGGAGGAACAGGTGGATGTGGCCACAGAGGAGGCTGCTCTCAAGAACATCCAAGAGCAGCTCCAGGGCCGAGAAAAG GATGAGGCCCCAGCACCTCATGTTCCTGCACACCATCCACCCCACGTGTCTCGCTGCACGTCAGAGAGGGCAGGACACACTGGAGCCGAACTGCTGCAAGGCAGCTGTAGTGGAGAGGATTGTG gagctcattgaGGAGCTGCCTGATAACTCTCCACCTGGTGCCATCCTTGCTAActccctgattgctgtgggcaacctcag CACCATgacacctgccctggagccagatcTGGAGACCTACCTCCTTCGAGCTGCCCTGCAtgccgtcttcaccctgggcacagAGAAGGACACCACCCAAGTCCAG gatCTGCATAGGGTCTTGCCAGacctcctggatgccatgctggggaacctgctggcagaggccctggacaCCGGCAGGCTCCactacatcttggag cacatTAACTACTGgatcgtgtccagggtgtcgcaagagagagccagggccattAGGAGCagcaccctccctgagtttgac aactcagcagaattccccaggatgggtcaccatgtggcacagctggctctgttcATCGGTGACCCagccaaggacatcagccggcaggccagggagggggttTACCTGCTCTACCAGCTGTTGCTGCACCAGAGgagtaaggaacccagctgggaaatgGCACCCGATAGAAGAGTGAGACTGGGACCCTAG
- the LOC142071629 gene encoding maestro heat-like repeat-containing protein family member 7 isoform X2 — MWLGRQDPAQEESRAGWLCGLLCGKHRPQEPSPDSQQEASPCPVTEDLPASPGQEVEDPCPCTSSLACSPWDSSCIWDLGSSEADGRCCFFPGTQRTTRRNRWMWPQRRLLSRTSKSSSRAEKSTMTPALEPDLETYLLRAALHAVFTLGTEKDTTQVQDLHRVLPDLLDAMLGNLLAEALDTGRLHYILEHINYWIVSRVSQERARAIRSSTLPEFDNSAEFPRMGHHVAQLALFIGDPAKDISRQAREGVYLLYQLLLHQRSKEPSWEMAPDRRVRLGP; from the exons atgtggctgggcaggcaggacccagcccaAGAGGAgagccgggcagggtggctctgtggcttgttgtgtgggaagcaccggccccaggagcccagccctgattcccagcaggaggcatcgccctgcccggtcactgaggaccttccagcctccccagggcaggaggtggaggatccCTGTCCCTGCACCAGCAGCTTGGCCTGCTCCCCATGGGACAGCAGCTGCATCTGGGATTTGGGCAGCAGCGAGGCCGATGGGCGCTGCTGCTTttttccag ggactcAGAGGACGACGAGGAGGAACAGGTGGATGTGGCCACAGAGGAGGCTGCTCTCAAGAACATCCAAGAGCAGCTCCAGGGCCGAGAAAAG CACCATgacacctgccctggagccagatcTGGAGACCTACCTCCTTCGAGCTGCCCTGCAtgccgtcttcaccctgggcacagAGAAGGACACCACCCAAGTCCAG gatCTGCATAGGGTCTTGCCAGacctcctggatgccatgctggggaacctgctggcagaggccctggacaCCGGCAGGCTCCactacatcttggag cacatTAACTACTGgatcgtgtccagggtgtcgcaagagagagccagggccattAGGAGCagcaccctccctgagtttgac aactcagcagaattccccaggatgggtcaccatgtggcacagctggctctgttcATCGGTGACCCagccaaggacatcagccggcaggccagggagggggttTACCTGCTCTACCAGCTGTTGCTGCACCAGAGgagtaaggaacccagctgggaaatgGCACCCGATAGAAGAGTGAGACTGGGACCCTAG
- the LOC142071629 gene encoding maestro heat-like repeat-containing protein family member 7 isoform X3 yields MGQQLHLGFGQQRGRWALLLFSRDSEDDEEEQVDVATEEAALKNIQEQLQGREKELIEELPDNSPPGAILANSLIAVGNLSTMTPALEPDLETYLLRAALHAVFTLGTEKDTTQVQDLHRVLPDLLDAMLGNLLAEALDTGRLHYILEHINYWIVSRVSQERARAIRSSTLPEFDNSAEFPRMGHHVAQLALFIGDPAKDISRQAREGVYLLYQLLLHQRSKEPSWEMAPDRRVRLGP; encoded by the exons ATGGGACAGCAGCTGCATCTGGGATTTGGGCAGCAGCGAGGCCGATGGGCGCTGCTGCTTttttccag ggactcAGAGGACGACGAGGAGGAACAGGTGGATGTGGCCACAGAGGAGGCTGCTCTCAAGAACATCCAAGAGCAGCTCCAGGGCCGAGAAAAG gagctcattgaGGAGCTGCCTGATAACTCTCCACCTGGTGCCATCCTTGCTAActccctgattgctgtgggcaacctcag CACCATgacacctgccctggagccagatcTGGAGACCTACCTCCTTCGAGCTGCCCTGCAtgccgtcttcaccctgggcacagAGAAGGACACCACCCAAGTCCAG gatCTGCATAGGGTCTTGCCAGacctcctggatgccatgctggggaacctgctggcagaggccctggacaCCGGCAGGCTCCactacatcttggag cacatTAACTACTGgatcgtgtccagggtgtcgcaagagagagccagggccattAGGAGCagcaccctccctgagtttgac aactcagcagaattccccaggatgggtcaccatgtggcacagctggctctgttcATCGGTGACCCagccaaggacatcagccggcaggccagggagggggttTACCTGCTCTACCAGCTGTTGCTGCACCAGAGgagtaaggaacccagctgggaaatgGCACCCGATAGAAGAGTGAGACTGGGACCCTAG